The following proteins are encoded in a genomic region of Glycine max cultivar Williams 82 chromosome 18, Glycine_max_v4.0, whole genome shotgun sequence:
- the LOC100804136 gene encoding L-type lectin-domain containing receptor kinase S.4 isoform X1 has translation MMAKTKTPVLVLHLCVLTLMATNLGKCQQEEFFFNGFGGGGASNITLNGGAAIEHKGLLRLTNDNQRVIGHAFYPTPIQFKHKNAKVVSFSTAFAFAIIPQYPKLGGHGFAFTISRSTSLKDAYPSQYLGLLNPNDVGNFSNHLFAVEFDTVQDFEFGDINDNHVGINLNNMASNKSVEAAFFSRNNKQNLNLKSGEVTQAWVDYDSLKNNLEVRLSTTSSKPTSPILSYKVDLSPILQDSMYVGFSSSTGLLASSHYILGWSFKTNGDAKTLSLKNLPSLSASYKAQKRLMLALIIPITLAAIALACYYRKMRKTELIEAWEMEVVGPHRFPYKELHKATKGFKDQNLIGFGGFGRVYKGVLPKSHIEVAVKRVSHESKQGMQEFVSEISTIGRLRHRNLVQLLGWCRKQNELLLVYDFMRNGSLDKYLFFDQPRRILSWEQRFKIIKGVALGLVYLHEEWEQTVIHRDVKAGNVLLDNEMNGRLGDFGLAKLYEHGANPGTTRVVGTLGYLAPELTRTGKPTTSSDVYAFGALVLEVVCGRRPIEVKAQPEELVLVEWVWERWRVGNVLAVVDRRLGGVFDEVEALLVVKVGLLCSAEAPEERPSMRQVVRYMEREVAPPEVGDGKKEGGGGDGEFKGYVHSYSTASFFDVESASASSLSLSGGRYQSLYAVKHSRDNLTEYISLNTIEELWIKVESSSMKRMIPQPFPSMMSHLTTSYSQNF, from the coding sequence ATGATGGCCAAAACCAAAACACCTGTGCTTGTGCTTCATCTCTGTGTTCTGACCCTTATGGCCACAAACCTTGGAAAATGTCAGCAAGAAGAGTTTTTCTTCAACGggtttggtggtggtggtgcctCCAACATAACCTTAAACGGAGGAGCAGCGATTGAGCACAAGGGCCTACTTCGTTTAACAAACGACAATCAGAGAGTAATCGGGCACGCGTTTTATCCAACACCAATTCAGTTCAAGCACAAAAACGCCAAAGTTGTATCCTTTTCCACCGCTTTTGCGTTTGCAATCATCCCACAGTACCCAAAACTCGGTGGCCACGGTTTCGCCTTCACCATTTCACGCTCCACATCGCTTAAAGATGCGTACCCTAGCCAGTACTTGGGCCTCCTTAACCCAAACGATGTGGGGAATTTCTCAAACCACTTATTTGCAGTGGAATTCGACACCGTCCAAGACTTCGAATTCGGAGACATCAACGACAACCATGTCGGCATCAACCTCAACAACATGGCATCCAACAAATCCGTGGAAGCTGCGTTTTTTTCCCGAAATAATAAGCAAAACCTCAATTTGAAGAGTGGTGAAGTGACTCAAGCATGGGTTGATTACGATTCCTTAAAAAACAACTTAGAAGTTAGACTCTCCACAACTTCCTCCAAACCCACTTCACCAATTTTGTCATACAAAGTAGATCTCTCACCGATTCTCCAAGATTCCATGTACGTTGGGTTCTCCTCTTCAACAGGGTTACTCGCGAGCTCCCACTACATCCTCGGTTGGAGCTTCAAAACAAACGGAGACGCCAAAACTCTCTCCTTGAAAAACCTCCCTTCGCTCTCCGCCTCCTACAAAGCTCAAAAGCGCTTAATGTTAGCACTGATCATTCCAATTACACTCGCAGCAATTGCTCTAGCATGTTATTACAGAAAGATGAGAAAGACCGAATTGATCGAAGCTTGGGAGATGGAAGTTGTAGGGCCACACAGATTCCCATACAAGGAGCTACACAAAGCTACAAAAGGCTTCAAAGACCAGAACCTCATCGGGTTCGGAGGGTTCGGTCGTGTCTACAAAGGTGTCCTCCCGAAGTCCCACATCGAAGTCGCAGTGAAGCGAGTCTCGCACGAATCAAAACAAGGCATGCAGGAGTTCGTGTCGGAAATCTCAACCATAGGAAGGCTCCGACACAGAAACCTCGTACAGTTACTAGGTTGGTGTCGGAAACAAAACGAGCTATTGTTGGTCTACGATTTCATGCGAAACGGAAGCTTAGACAAATACCTATTCTTCGACCAACCGAGGAGAATACTTAGTTGGGAGCAAAGGTTTAAGATAATAAAAGGTGTGGCTTTAGGGTTAGTTTATTTGCACGAGGAGTGGGAGCAAACGGTGATTCACAGAGACGTGAAAGCGGGGAATGTTTTGTTGGACAACGAGATGAACGGAAGGTTGGGTGATTTTGGTTTGGCCAAGCTTTACGAGCACGGTGCGAACCCTGGCACCACACGTGTGGTGGGAACGCTGGGGTATCTTGCGCCGGAGCTCACACGGACGGGGAAACCAACGACGAGTTCTGATGTTTATGCGTTCGGGGCGTTGGTGTTGGAGGTGGTGTGTGGGAGGAGGCCGATTGAGGTGAAGGCGCAGCCGGAGGAGCTTGTGCTGGTGGAGTGGGTGTGGGAGCGGTGGCGCGTGGGGAACGTGTTGGCGGTGGTGGACCGTAGGTTGGGTGGGGTGTTTGATGAGGTGGAGGCTTTGTTGGTGGTGAAGGTGGGGTTGTTGTGTTCCGCGGAGGCGCCGGAAGAGAGGCCCAGTATGAGGCAGGTGGTGAGGTACATGGAGAGGGAGGTGGCGCCGCCGGAGGTGGGGGATGGGAAGAAAGAAGGTGGCGGGGGAGATGGGGAGTTTAAGGGTTATGTTCATTCGTATTCGACGGCGTCGTTTTTTGACGTGGAGAGTGCATCTGCGTCGTCTCTGTCACTTTCCGGTGGCCG
- the LOC100804136 gene encoding L-type lectin-domain containing receptor kinase S.4 isoform X2 yields MMAKTKTPVLVLHLCVLTLMATNLGKCQQEEFFFNGFGGGGASNITLNGGAAIEHKGLLRLTNDNQRVIGHAFYPTPIQFKHKNAKVVSFSTAFAFAIIPQYPKLGGHGFAFTISRSTSLKDAYPSQYLGLLNPNDVGNFSNHLFAVEFDTVQDFEFGDINDNHVGINLNNMASNKSVEAAFFSRNNKQNLNLKSGEVTQAWVDYDSLKNNLEVRLSTTSSKPTSPILSYKVDLSPILQDSMYVGFSSSTGLLASSHYILGWSFKTNGDAKTLSLKNLPSLSASYKAQKRLMLALIIPITLAAIALACYYRKMRKTELIEAWEMEVVGPHRFPYKELHKATKGFKDQNLIGFGGFGRVYKGVLPKSHIEVAVKRVSHESKQGMQEFVSEISTIGRLRHRNLVQLLGWCRKQNELLLVYDFMRNGSLDKYLFFDQPRRILSWEQRFKIIKGVALGLVYLHEEWEQTVIHRDVKAGNVLLDNEMNGRLGDFGLAKLYEHGANPGTTRVVGTLGYLAPELTRTGKPTTSSDVYAFGALVLEVVCGRRPIEVKAQPEELVLVEWVWERWRVGNVLAVVDRRLGGVFDEVEALLVVKVGLLCSAEAPEERPSMRQVVRYMEREVAPPEVGDGKKEGGGGDGEFKGYVHSYSTASFFDVESASASSLSLSGGRERRQDR; encoded by the coding sequence ATGATGGCCAAAACCAAAACACCTGTGCTTGTGCTTCATCTCTGTGTTCTGACCCTTATGGCCACAAACCTTGGAAAATGTCAGCAAGAAGAGTTTTTCTTCAACGggtttggtggtggtggtgcctCCAACATAACCTTAAACGGAGGAGCAGCGATTGAGCACAAGGGCCTACTTCGTTTAACAAACGACAATCAGAGAGTAATCGGGCACGCGTTTTATCCAACACCAATTCAGTTCAAGCACAAAAACGCCAAAGTTGTATCCTTTTCCACCGCTTTTGCGTTTGCAATCATCCCACAGTACCCAAAACTCGGTGGCCACGGTTTCGCCTTCACCATTTCACGCTCCACATCGCTTAAAGATGCGTACCCTAGCCAGTACTTGGGCCTCCTTAACCCAAACGATGTGGGGAATTTCTCAAACCACTTATTTGCAGTGGAATTCGACACCGTCCAAGACTTCGAATTCGGAGACATCAACGACAACCATGTCGGCATCAACCTCAACAACATGGCATCCAACAAATCCGTGGAAGCTGCGTTTTTTTCCCGAAATAATAAGCAAAACCTCAATTTGAAGAGTGGTGAAGTGACTCAAGCATGGGTTGATTACGATTCCTTAAAAAACAACTTAGAAGTTAGACTCTCCACAACTTCCTCCAAACCCACTTCACCAATTTTGTCATACAAAGTAGATCTCTCACCGATTCTCCAAGATTCCATGTACGTTGGGTTCTCCTCTTCAACAGGGTTACTCGCGAGCTCCCACTACATCCTCGGTTGGAGCTTCAAAACAAACGGAGACGCCAAAACTCTCTCCTTGAAAAACCTCCCTTCGCTCTCCGCCTCCTACAAAGCTCAAAAGCGCTTAATGTTAGCACTGATCATTCCAATTACACTCGCAGCAATTGCTCTAGCATGTTATTACAGAAAGATGAGAAAGACCGAATTGATCGAAGCTTGGGAGATGGAAGTTGTAGGGCCACACAGATTCCCATACAAGGAGCTACACAAAGCTACAAAAGGCTTCAAAGACCAGAACCTCATCGGGTTCGGAGGGTTCGGTCGTGTCTACAAAGGTGTCCTCCCGAAGTCCCACATCGAAGTCGCAGTGAAGCGAGTCTCGCACGAATCAAAACAAGGCATGCAGGAGTTCGTGTCGGAAATCTCAACCATAGGAAGGCTCCGACACAGAAACCTCGTACAGTTACTAGGTTGGTGTCGGAAACAAAACGAGCTATTGTTGGTCTACGATTTCATGCGAAACGGAAGCTTAGACAAATACCTATTCTTCGACCAACCGAGGAGAATACTTAGTTGGGAGCAAAGGTTTAAGATAATAAAAGGTGTGGCTTTAGGGTTAGTTTATTTGCACGAGGAGTGGGAGCAAACGGTGATTCACAGAGACGTGAAAGCGGGGAATGTTTTGTTGGACAACGAGATGAACGGAAGGTTGGGTGATTTTGGTTTGGCCAAGCTTTACGAGCACGGTGCGAACCCTGGCACCACACGTGTGGTGGGAACGCTGGGGTATCTTGCGCCGGAGCTCACACGGACGGGGAAACCAACGACGAGTTCTGATGTTTATGCGTTCGGGGCGTTGGTGTTGGAGGTGGTGTGTGGGAGGAGGCCGATTGAGGTGAAGGCGCAGCCGGAGGAGCTTGTGCTGGTGGAGTGGGTGTGGGAGCGGTGGCGCGTGGGGAACGTGTTGGCGGTGGTGGACCGTAGGTTGGGTGGGGTGTTTGATGAGGTGGAGGCTTTGTTGGTGGTGAAGGTGGGGTTGTTGTGTTCCGCGGAGGCGCCGGAAGAGAGGCCCAGTATGAGGCAGGTGGTGAGGTACATGGAGAGGGAGGTGGCGCCGCCGGAGGTGGGGGATGGGAAGAAAGAAGGTGGCGGGGGAGATGGGGAGTTTAAGGGTTATGTTCATTCGTATTCGACGGCGTCGTTTTTTGACGTGGAGAGTGCATCTGCGTCGTCTCTGTCACTTTCCGGTGGCCG
- the RCABETA gene encoding ribulose bisphosphate carboxylase/oxygenase activase, chloroplastic-like, whose product MAASVSTVGAVNRALLNLNGSGAGASAPSSAFFGTSLKKVIASRVPNSKVSGGSFKIVAVEEKKEIEETQQTDKDRWKGLAYDISDDQQDITRGKGLVDSLFQAPQDAGTHYAVMSSYEYLSTGLRQYLDNKMDGFYIAPAFMDKLVVHISKNFMTLPNIKVPLILGIWGGKGQGKSFQCELVFAKMGINPIMMSAGELESGNAGEPAKLIRQRYREAADMIKKGKMCALFINDLDAGAGRLGGTTQYTVNNQMVNATLMNIADNPTNVQLPGMYNKEENPRVPIIVTGNDFSTLYAPLIRDGRMEKFYWAPTREDRIGVCTGIFRTDGIPEQDIVKLVDTFPGQSIDFFGALRARVYDDEVRKWISGVGVDSVGKKLVNSKDGPPTFEQPKMTLEKLLLYGNMLVQEQENVKRVQLADKYLNEAALGNANEDAIQRGTFFQS is encoded by the exons ATGGCTGCCTCCGTCTCCACTGTCGGAGCTGTCAACAGAGCTCTT TTGAACCTGAATGGTTCTGGAGCTGGAGCTTCAGCTCCCAGTTCAGCCTTCTTTGGGACCAGCTTGAAGAAGGTTATTGCCTCAAGGGTCCCCAACAGCAAGGTTTCCGGTGGAAGCTTCAAGATTGTTGCTGtagaagagaagaaagagatTGAAGAGACCCAGCAGACCGACAAGGACAGATGGAAGGGTCTTGCCTATGATATCTCAGACGACCAACAAGACATCACAAGAGGAAAGGGTTTGGTTGACTCCCTTTTCCAAGCTCCACAGGATGCTGGAACTCACTATGCAGTCATGAGCTCCTACGAGTACCTCAGCACTGGACTTCGCCA GTACTTGGACAACAAAATGGATGGATTCTACATTGCTCCAGCTTTTATGGACAAGCTTGTTGTTCACATCTCCAAGAACTTCATGACCCTGCCCAACATCAAG GTTCCTCTCATTCTTGGTATCTGGGGAGGCAAGGGACAAGGAAAATCTTTCCAATGTGAGCTTGTCTTTGCCAAGATGGGAATCAA CCCCATCATGATGAGTGCTGGAGAGTTGGAAAGTGGAAATGCAGGAGAGCCAGCAAAACTGATCAGGCAGAGATACCGTGAAGCTGCAGACATGATCAAGAAGGGAAAGATGTGCGCTCTCTTCATCAACGATCTTGATGCAGGAGCTGGTCGTCTTGGTGGAACCACACAATACACTGTGAACAACCAGATGGTGAATGCCACTCTCATGAACATTGCTGATAACCCCACCAATGTGCAGCTTCCAGGTATGTACAACAAGGAAGAGAACCCCCGTGTTCCCATCATTGTCACCGGTAACGATTTCTCAACACTCTATGCACCTCTCATCCGTGATGGGCGTATGGAGAAGTTCTACTGGGCACCAACAAGGGAAGACCGCATTGGTGTTTGCACCGGAATTTTCCGCACTGATGGTATTCCTGAACAGGACATTGTCAAGCTTGTTGACACCTTCCCTGGCCAATCCATTG ATTTCTTTGGTGCACTGAGGGCCAGAGTATATGATGATGAAGTGAGGAAGTGGATTTCTGGTGTTGGTGTTGACAGTGTTGGGAAGAAGCTTGTGAACTCAAAAGATGGACCTCCAACCTTTGAGCAGCCCAAGATGACTCTGGAGAAGCTCTTGCTGTATGGTAACATGCTTGTCCAAGAACAAGAGAATGTCAAGAGAGTCCAATTGGCTGACAAGTACTTGAACGAGGCTGCTCTTGGAAATGCTAACGAGGATGCTATTCAGAGGGGAACTTTCTTCCAGTCTTGA
- the LOC100804136 gene encoding L-type lectin-domain containing receptor kinase S.4 isoform X3: MMAKTKTPVLVLHLCVLTLMATNLGKCQQEEFFFNGFGGGGASNITLNGGAAIEHKGLLRLTNDNQRVIGHAFYPTPIQFKHKNAKVVSFSTAFAFAIIPQYPKLGGHGFAFTISRSTSLKDAYPSQYLGLLNPNDVGNFSNHLFAVEFDTVQDFEFGDINDNHVGINLNNMASNKSVEAAFFSRNNKQNLNLKSGEVTQAWVDYDSLKNNLEVRLSTTSSKPTSPILSYKVDLSPILQDSMYVGFSSSTGLLASSHYILGWSFKTNGDAKTLSLKNLPSLSASYKAQKRLMLALIIPITLAAIALACYYRKMRKTELIEAWEMEVVGPHRFPYKELHKATKGFKDQNLIGFGGFGRVYKGVLPKSHIEVAVKRVSHESKQGMQEFVSEISTIGRLRHRNLVQLLGWCRKQNELLLVYDFMRNGSLDKYLFFDQPRRILSWEQRFKIIKGVALGLVYLHEEWEQTVIHRDVKAGNVLLDNEMNGRLGDFGLAKLYEHGANPGTTRVVGTLGYLAPELTRTGKPTTSSDVYAFGALVLEVVCGRRPIEVKAQPEELVLVEWVWERWRVGNVLAVVDRRLGGVFDEVEALLVVKVGLLCSAEAPEERPSMRQVVRYMEREVAPPEVGDGKKEGGGGDGEFKGYVHSYSTASFFDVESASASSLSLSGGR; this comes from the coding sequence ATGATGGCCAAAACCAAAACACCTGTGCTTGTGCTTCATCTCTGTGTTCTGACCCTTATGGCCACAAACCTTGGAAAATGTCAGCAAGAAGAGTTTTTCTTCAACGggtttggtggtggtggtgcctCCAACATAACCTTAAACGGAGGAGCAGCGATTGAGCACAAGGGCCTACTTCGTTTAACAAACGACAATCAGAGAGTAATCGGGCACGCGTTTTATCCAACACCAATTCAGTTCAAGCACAAAAACGCCAAAGTTGTATCCTTTTCCACCGCTTTTGCGTTTGCAATCATCCCACAGTACCCAAAACTCGGTGGCCACGGTTTCGCCTTCACCATTTCACGCTCCACATCGCTTAAAGATGCGTACCCTAGCCAGTACTTGGGCCTCCTTAACCCAAACGATGTGGGGAATTTCTCAAACCACTTATTTGCAGTGGAATTCGACACCGTCCAAGACTTCGAATTCGGAGACATCAACGACAACCATGTCGGCATCAACCTCAACAACATGGCATCCAACAAATCCGTGGAAGCTGCGTTTTTTTCCCGAAATAATAAGCAAAACCTCAATTTGAAGAGTGGTGAAGTGACTCAAGCATGGGTTGATTACGATTCCTTAAAAAACAACTTAGAAGTTAGACTCTCCACAACTTCCTCCAAACCCACTTCACCAATTTTGTCATACAAAGTAGATCTCTCACCGATTCTCCAAGATTCCATGTACGTTGGGTTCTCCTCTTCAACAGGGTTACTCGCGAGCTCCCACTACATCCTCGGTTGGAGCTTCAAAACAAACGGAGACGCCAAAACTCTCTCCTTGAAAAACCTCCCTTCGCTCTCCGCCTCCTACAAAGCTCAAAAGCGCTTAATGTTAGCACTGATCATTCCAATTACACTCGCAGCAATTGCTCTAGCATGTTATTACAGAAAGATGAGAAAGACCGAATTGATCGAAGCTTGGGAGATGGAAGTTGTAGGGCCACACAGATTCCCATACAAGGAGCTACACAAAGCTACAAAAGGCTTCAAAGACCAGAACCTCATCGGGTTCGGAGGGTTCGGTCGTGTCTACAAAGGTGTCCTCCCGAAGTCCCACATCGAAGTCGCAGTGAAGCGAGTCTCGCACGAATCAAAACAAGGCATGCAGGAGTTCGTGTCGGAAATCTCAACCATAGGAAGGCTCCGACACAGAAACCTCGTACAGTTACTAGGTTGGTGTCGGAAACAAAACGAGCTATTGTTGGTCTACGATTTCATGCGAAACGGAAGCTTAGACAAATACCTATTCTTCGACCAACCGAGGAGAATACTTAGTTGGGAGCAAAGGTTTAAGATAATAAAAGGTGTGGCTTTAGGGTTAGTTTATTTGCACGAGGAGTGGGAGCAAACGGTGATTCACAGAGACGTGAAAGCGGGGAATGTTTTGTTGGACAACGAGATGAACGGAAGGTTGGGTGATTTTGGTTTGGCCAAGCTTTACGAGCACGGTGCGAACCCTGGCACCACACGTGTGGTGGGAACGCTGGGGTATCTTGCGCCGGAGCTCACACGGACGGGGAAACCAACGACGAGTTCTGATGTTTATGCGTTCGGGGCGTTGGTGTTGGAGGTGGTGTGTGGGAGGAGGCCGATTGAGGTGAAGGCGCAGCCGGAGGAGCTTGTGCTGGTGGAGTGGGTGTGGGAGCGGTGGCGCGTGGGGAACGTGTTGGCGGTGGTGGACCGTAGGTTGGGTGGGGTGTTTGATGAGGTGGAGGCTTTGTTGGTGGTGAAGGTGGGGTTGTTGTGTTCCGCGGAGGCGCCGGAAGAGAGGCCCAGTATGAGGCAGGTGGTGAGGTACATGGAGAGGGAGGTGGCGCCGCCGGAGGTGGGGGATGGGAAGAAAGAAGGTGGCGGGGGAGATGGGGAGTTTAAGGGTTATGTTCATTCGTATTCGACGGCGTCGTTTTTTGACGTGGAGAGTGCATCTGCGTCGTCTCTGTCACTTTCCGGTGGCCGGTAG